The genomic DNA TACAAGGGAACGAGTGACAACAGCAAAGAGCCCACTTTGTCAGGCTATGGGCCAGATGCAAAGTATTGCTTATACACAAACAATGACATTGTCACCAAGTAGAGCGTCTCAcctgttttttttaaagAGTTTTCTGGCTTCCAAACAGTGCTGCAGGTAAAAGGGTGGCCTATTGCTCGGCCAGGCTTATGTCCATTCATCGGATTATGAGCTTCAGTTGggtgcttgaaaagcttgctaACAAGTGGCTTCATCAATAGAGTACTTGCAAACGGCCTGAGGCTCTCGGGGAGCCGGACGTGCAGGACTGTTGATACTCTGATGATTTCCAGATTTCATGGCaagcttgagaaaagctGGACGATGATAGCCTCATTCTTGGTTCGTAAATCATCGCCTCAGCTTTACGCGCTGTTGATATTACATAAGAAATTGTTGTTTCCCAGGTCACTAAAGCACGAATGGTTTAAAAcccaacttgaagaaaaagttcttAAGTCAGCATCATTTTTGGGCTTGATAATCGAGTTGaagcgccaaaaaaagaaaatattgatcttcaagtcgttTTTCATTATCAACCCCGGGCCGCTTAGCTTACAAGTACTCTATTATTCTTCGTACCCAACATAAAACGCCTCGGAAAAGCACGTATATTACTTCGTAGCCATTGGTAACCCTATGTTCTGAAAAGGAAAAGGGTGCCCTCCCATAACCACAAGGTTGCTGCATTCTGCTTTTGGATGCTGCCCGTAGCTCAAAATGGTTAGAGTTTCCACTGTGCACTACTAATCGCCGTGTTGTTGCAAGGTATAAAAAAGCGGGGTTATAATGAAAATTACGCGCTCCATTAATGAAGCTTACCGTTATCTGGGCCAATAAAGAGCTATGATGTCTGATGCATGGGGGCTACAGGCAAAAGAGTATGCagaaaaactacaaaaGGGACCTCCTAAAGCATCTGTGGACGCAATTCTCCAAGCCGTAGACAGTTTATTACCGTTTGAAAAGGCTAAAAGCATCTTGGACAATGGGTGCGGCACAGGATTAGGAACACAGACTCTCATAGACAAGTATGGGCATCGACTGCCTGATTTGATACATTTAGTGGCCGCCGATCTCAGTCCTGGGATGATAGAGTCCGTTCGAATGACAAAAGCTGCCCATAAAGGAAATAGGTTCTGGGACCGGCTAGAACTCCAAGTTTGCAGCGTGGACAACATGAGCAAAACACAGAACTCTTGTTTCAGTCATATCATAGCTTCGCTtgtgttcttctttgccaAGCCGGAGGCTACATTCAGCGAAGCTTATCGCATCCTGCAGCCAGGAGGTGTGATTGGGTTTACATCTTTTCGCGAGAACCAATGGATGGATTTGCGCAACGTCGTTAAGGAAATCAATCCAGGATTGGAGCCAGCACCCTTACCTGCTGAATGGGCGTCTGAAGAATGGATCAGGGGACAACTTGAGAAAGCAAATTTTATTGATATAAAGATCGAGCCTATGGAAGTTTACGTCGAGCTAGATGATTCTCTTCCACTCGCAACTCTTTTGGTCCATTCTGGGATACCTGAAATGTCTGCCGTCTTCCAATCGCTTACAGATGAGGAAAAAGACCGAGCAGTTCAATTAATCGTCGAAGAACTAGCTGAAAGATATCCAAAAAGGCCTGCCAAGATACCAGGTATCCTTCTTGTGTCTAGTGCTAGGAAACAGCTTTAGTCTGTACttcgctgctgccgcccGTATTTTAGGTTTAAACGTAGCTCCTCAGACTTTGGCAAGCTATATCTAGCCGCCCAGAAGCAAGGATTTTACAGCTGATAAGTGCGCGCGAGCTGGTGAGTGGGGGAGTGTGGTGGGTTTTCTTGTATTTTTGCCCAGCCCTTGGGGGGATCCTTCCGTAATGTATATTCTTGAGAATACCCAAAGCTGTGTActccttgatgaaaagctcGCGAGAGCGTGAGCTCGAGTTTGGCTTGTAGAGCCTGTAGAGCTTATACAGCGTGGCGTGGCTTGTCCctgcgtcacgtgcgtcCCTTTTCAGTCACGTGCTACTCTCTCGTCACATGTCACCTATCACCTGTCAcctgtcacgtgccttgATTACTCCGGGTGCCATCCCGACTCATATGCTTTCGCTTTTGGGTaatttgccatttgccatttgccatttgccatCCCCCCGCGTGGGTTTCGTTAAAGTGCTTCACATTCTTGATCGCGATATGGGCTGCACAAATCATATCTATCGATAAACAATTGGCTTATCTTGGAGTGCTGCCTGCTGTAATAAAAGGTcttttcctcatcctccttctcctcctgatcctccttctcctctcACTATAAACCTCCTACTCCTCTCCCACCAAATGTCACCTCCACTAATTAGAAATACTCCTGTTTTGGATATCCGTAGTTTCCCCTCCCGC from Lachancea thermotolerans CBS 6340 chromosome F complete sequence includes the following:
- a CDS encoding KLTH0F19954p (conserved hypothetical protein), which encodes MMSDAWGLQAKEYAEKLQKGPPKASVDAILQAVDSLLPFEKAKSILDNGCGTGLGTQTLIDKYGHRLPDLIHLVAADLSPGMIESVRMTKAAHKGNRFWDRLELQVCSVDNMSKTQNSCFSHIIASLVFFFAKPEATFSEAYRILQPGGVIGFTSFRENQWMDLRNVVKEINPGLEPAPLPAEWASEEWIRGQLEKANFIDIKIEPMEVYVELDDSLPLATLLVHSGIPEMSAVFQSLTDEEKDRAVQLIVEELAERYPKRPAKIPGILLVSSARKQL